A DNA window from Alicyclobacillus acidocaldarius subsp. acidocaldarius DSM 446 contains the following coding sequences:
- a CDS encoding helix-turn-helix domain-containing protein gives MAYTPAKVRKGWSENWFRCPNSIYDIDYISGYAKAVYIFLCRCADGEGQSFPGYNAIAKAIGFGRTRTIEAIKELEQAGLLVKEHRRNEETGEYYSNLYTVIHPDDVAFRGGMSPHGIPMSRDDTPLSPDDIPMSPHDRRVSPGGREVRSIDQDPPTKIYIHTRSQAAATLATSNNEHLTSNTALEEVCETVNEALVQLGIRAQKKTLLHWLQIATPEEIIEAASLATREGVKSPAGYIGTVLRNGLVRVEKSTAKHKDPRYNEFYKLFP, from the coding sequence ATGGCCTATACCCCAGCAAAAGTCCGCAAAGGCTGGTCTGAGAACTGGTTCCGCTGCCCCAACAGTATCTACGACATCGACTACATCAGTGGCTACGCCAAAGCTGTCTACATCTTTCTTTGCCGTTGTGCCGACGGAGAAGGACAAAGCTTCCCGGGATACAATGCAATCGCAAAAGCGATTGGATTTGGTCGTACTCGAACGATAGAAGCCATTAAGGAATTAGAACAAGCAGGGCTCTTGGTGAAAGAACACCGACGAAACGAAGAGACGGGTGAATACTACAGTAATCTCTACACGGTGATTCACCCTGACGACGTTGCTTTTAGGGGGGGTATGTCGCCACACGGTATACCTATGTCGCGTGACGACACACCCCTGTCGCCAGACGACATACCTATGTCGCCACACGACAGACGTGTGTCGCCAGGCGGACGAGAAGTAAGATCTATAGATCAAGATCCACCTACAAAGATCTACATACACACACGGAGCCAAGCAGCTGCCACGTTGGCTACCAGCAACAATGAGCACCTGACATCTAACACTGCACTTGAGGAAGTGTGTGAGACTGTAAATGAGGCGTTGGTCCAGCTGGGCATACGAGCACAAAAGAAGACTCTACTTCACTGGTTACAGATTGCGACTCCGGAAGAGATCATTGAAGCGGCTTCTCTTGCTACTCGAGAGGGTGTCAAATCACCGGCTGGGTACATCGGAACAGTTCTTCGGAACGGTTTGGTTCGAGTCGAGAAGTCAACTGCGAAACATAAAGACCCTAGATACAATGAATTCTATAAGTTGTTTCCCTAA
- the tnpB gene encoding IS66 family insertion sequence element accessory protein TnpB (TnpB, as the term is used for proteins encoded by IS66 family insertion elements, is considered an accessory protein, since TnpC, encoded by a neighboring gene, is a DDE family transposase.), translated as MLAFDWTSDHRVYLACGATDMRKSIDGLAALVQASFQLDPFSPCLFVFCNRQRDKLKILHWSHNGFWLYYRRLERGRFDWPETGDAKTMVITRRELNWLLDGLPLEQPRAHRAVYVRSAI; from the coding sequence TTGTTAGCCTTCGACTGGACTTCGGATCACCGCGTGTATCTCGCCTGCGGTGCCACAGACATGCGCAAATCCATTGACGGACTCGCCGCGCTCGTCCAGGCGTCGTTTCAGCTCGATCCGTTTTCGCCATGTTTGTTTGTCTTCTGCAATCGGCAACGGGACAAGCTCAAAATCCTGCACTGGTCGCACAACGGCTTTTGGCTGTACTATCGGCGCTTAGAGCGCGGCCGATTCGACTGGCCCGAGACTGGCGATGCCAAGACCATGGTGATCACACGGCGAGAGCTGAACTGGCTCCTGGATGGTCTGCCGCTCGAGCAGCCGAGAGCGCATCGAGCCGTGTATGTCCGTTCTGCGATCTAA
- the tnpA gene encoding IS66 family insertion sequence element accessory protein TnpA: protein MREHMSHQERRELWRERIAAFYDSGQSASQFCAEHGLKPHQFWYWLRRLRNETAPGTQATSFVSVVTTSSPSDASRSPLTLRVGSVEIDVHPGYDASTLAELIRLVMHVC, encoded by the coding sequence ATGCGAGAGCACATGTCTCACCAGGAGCGTCGTGAACTTTGGCGTGAACGTATCGCTGCCTTCTACGACAGCGGCCAGTCCGCCAGTCAGTTTTGCGCTGAACACGGTCTGAAGCCTCATCAGTTCTGGTACTGGCTTCGTCGACTACGAAACGAAACCGCACCTGGTACGCAAGCCACGTCGTTCGTGTCGGTCGTGACGACCTCATCACCTTCGGATGCAAGCCGTTCGCCCCTGACCCTGCGCGTGGGTTCGGTCGAGATTGACGTCCATCCTGGCTACGACGCCTCGACGCTTGCTGAGCTCATCCGGCTCGTGATGCACGTTTGTTAG
- a CDS encoding carboxymuconolactone decarboxylase family protein: protein MIGLNSDINDLFSAFVKNALYEGKLSDRDKAIVQLALSYAFEDIEGLREAIVDAKQLGITNQEIGHICALVIVSRGQRIANLGQVSYSFGWKESSQSSCCK, encoded by the coding sequence GTGATAGGTCTGAACAGTGATATAAACGATTTGTTTTCGGCTTTTGTGAAAAATGCACTTTATGAAGGAAAGTTGTCCGACCGCGACAAAGCGATCGTGCAATTAGCGTTATCCTATGCCTTCGAAGATATTGAGGGCTTACGAGAGGCCATCGTGGACGCCAAGCAGCTGGGCATAACAAATCAAGAAATCGGTCACATATGTGCTTTGGTCATTGTAAGCCGCGGACAAAGAATTGCTAACTTAGGACAGGTAAGTTATTCCTTTGGATGGAAAGAATCTTCTCAGTCAAGTTGTTGTAAGTAG
- a CDS encoding ATP-grasp domain-containing protein encodes MNEKPQAVVVIGTREHEGEVELVRALGYRVLLLNTKINIEDALVADVPVELDLNDETLVISKVIDLTNHYYIKAVFTLNEYRVPLSARIAETLGLQRTISYEAAQNCRNKKLTRRTLMRNGIQAMKFATVKTPAEALDVIADMDLPVVVKPANDAGSHLVYRCDTLQEVWEAVEAIAQTPYNWVGQNRDPEILIEEYLVGKEYSVEACTIQGETHILAITEKETTTTNVSVEIGHTVPAILEEEQVSSIHDLVKKALRALGVDNCVTHTEIKLDGNSLRIVEVNARPAGDKIPLLVRAVTGYDLRELALHIALGGQFENAPRHEVLAPVAAIRFLIADKHGVVSYDSRGVLEFEEMKYIEFFTKNGYVVKKTTSNYNRLGYFVVFGKNRDHVETVNRKILSKLNLRISDI; translated from the coding sequence ATGAATGAAAAGCCGCAGGCAGTAGTTGTAATAGGTACACGTGAACATGAAGGAGAAGTTGAGCTTGTTCGTGCATTGGGCTATCGCGTTCTATTATTGAATACAAAGATTAACATCGAAGATGCGTTAGTTGCAGACGTCCCCGTTGAATTAGATTTGAATGACGAGACCCTCGTTATTAGTAAGGTAATCGATTTAACAAACCACTATTACATTAAAGCAGTATTTACATTGAACGAATATCGCGTACCATTGAGTGCTCGAATTGCGGAAACTCTAGGATTACAAAGAACAATTTCGTACGAGGCTGCTCAAAATTGCCGGAACAAAAAATTGACTCGACGAACGTTAATGCGAAACGGTATTCAAGCAATGAAGTTTGCTACAGTAAAAACTCCTGCAGAAGCGCTCGACGTAATTGCAGACATGGATCTTCCAGTCGTTGTTAAACCAGCAAACGATGCGGGGAGTCACTTGGTTTATCGTTGTGATACACTTCAAGAAGTGTGGGAGGCTGTAGAGGCTATCGCCCAAACACCCTATAATTGGGTTGGTCAAAATCGAGATCCTGAGATTCTGATTGAAGAGTACCTTGTTGGTAAGGAATATAGTGTGGAGGCATGTACTATCCAAGGTGAAACTCATATATTAGCCATAACTGAGAAAGAAACAACAACCACAAATGTGTCAGTTGAAATTGGTCATACGGTTCCAGCTATTCTTGAGGAAGAACAAGTTTCTTCTATTCACGATTTAGTTAAGAAAGCCCTTCGGGCGTTAGGCGTAGACAATTGTGTGACACATACTGAAATTAAGCTTGATGGGAACAGTCTTCGGATTGTCGAGGTTAATGCTCGACCGGCGGGAGATAAAATCCCACTCTTAGTGAGGGCGGTTACTGGTTACGATCTTCGGGAATTGGCATTGCATATAGCTTTAGGCGGGCAATTTGAAAACGCGCCGCGCCATGAAGTCTTAGCCCCCGTTGCGGCAATTCGATTTTTAATAGCGGATAAACATGGGGTAGTTTCTTATGACAGCCGAGGTGTGCTTGAGTTTGAAGAAATGAAGTATATTGAATTTTTTACTAAGAATGGATATGTCGTAAAGAAAACAACTAGTAACTATAATCGTCTTGGTTATTTCGTGGTCTTCGGTAAAAATCGCGACCATGTGGAAACCGTAAATCGCAAGATCTTATCAAAGTTGAATTTGCGGATTTCCGATATATAG
- a CDS encoding MFS transporter → MKIVYTLSFAVFLLVTGTGIVAPLIGPYAHSLGAGGFWIGLLFSGFYIVRLLVGTPVGRLADHQGPKRVLIYSLILYPLISIAYWSAHSVGVLFAARLLHGLASAMMLPMAMTYVGAITPPGQEGRYMGIYNTFLFIAGGIGPLLGGLLASELSPNAAFLSLSLLAIGSLLLVIPLPRVSSASKEKNGMNHWGMGDLIISPGILALAVLNVENAVLDVFQVSFFPVFAQNRGLSLLAIGFLIAINSIVIGASQVPCGWLVDRTNKYYLVLVSGIVTSVLLTMFPLCRKLWVITMLMILIGFSSAITIAASSALSTMLGRTGGMGHVMGFLNSATSFGMIVGPIVSGIILDKLNVYFTFYFNSIVWLVSTMLFAMLWMVHNRRISKKQDVPISY, encoded by the coding sequence ATGAAGATAGTATATACATTGAGTTTCGCGGTATTCCTGTTGGTAACTGGCACCGGAATTGTTGCCCCGTTAATTGGGCCGTATGCGCATAGTTTAGGTGCTGGAGGGTTTTGGATTGGTTTGTTATTTAGTGGGTTTTATATTGTTCGTTTGTTAGTTGGGACTCCTGTCGGTCGACTTGCAGATCACCAAGGGCCAAAAAGAGTACTTATCTACAGCTTGATACTTTATCCCTTGATTTCGATAGCTTATTGGAGCGCGCACAGTGTAGGGGTTTTGTTTGCGGCTCGGTTATTGCACGGTTTAGCTTCGGCAATGATGTTGCCTATGGCGATGACTTATGTGGGGGCAATTACTCCGCCAGGGCAAGAAGGAAGATATATGGGTATTTATAATACCTTCCTGTTTATCGCGGGAGGAATTGGACCTCTGCTCGGTGGATTATTAGCAAGTGAATTATCGCCAAATGCCGCTTTTCTCAGTCTATCGCTCTTGGCAATAGGTTCTTTGTTGCTGGTAATTCCGTTGCCGAGAGTTTCATCTGCGTCTAAGGAAAAAAACGGTATGAATCATTGGGGGATGGGAGATTTAATTATATCCCCTGGTATACTTGCCCTTGCTGTACTGAATGTGGAGAATGCCGTATTAGACGTGTTTCAAGTGTCTTTTTTTCCAGTGTTCGCGCAGAATCGTGGGCTAAGTTTGCTGGCTATTGGGTTCCTGATAGCCATAAATAGTATTGTGATAGGTGCAAGTCAGGTTCCATGTGGGTGGCTGGTAGACCGCACTAATAAATATTACCTTGTGTTAGTGTCTGGAATTGTCACTTCTGTTCTATTGACGATGTTTCCTTTATGCAGGAAATTATGGGTGATTACGATGCTCATGATTCTGATAGGATTTTCCTCGGCGATAACTATTGCGGCCTCGTCAGCTTTATCTACTATGCTTGGACGTACTGGTGGAATGGGCCATGTCATGGGGTTCCTGAATTCAGCAACGAGCTTTGGGATGATTGTAGGTCCGATTGTATCGGGTATTATCTTAGATAAGTTAAATGTTTACTTCACATTTTACTTCAATAGCATTGTATGGTTGGTCAGTACAATGCTATTTGCTATGTTGTGGATGGTGCACAATAGACGTATCTCGAAGAAACAAGACGTACCTATTTCATATTAA
- the arsM gene encoding putative arsinothricin biosynthesis methyltransferase ArsM, with translation MRKNVNANCCSAEPEPLTPAKRVIKDFYDTVAVGSGPYPASTDRFSPAAPTEKILEYVKRTNCRRILDVGCGMGTTLLRMAQEHVSGVQFIGVDFSEKMIERARTSSLSLHDDLRKKIGFFVANAESLPYMEGQFDFVFSECVLNLIPEREKAIAEVMRVLAPGGMFVYTDFVAFSPISNSIRDNLNLVSGCRAGSKTLSENIRLLEETGFVKIECIDFTSDKNKRYADLMNESEQIRREFEEFRNLYPDAAAFLDERVGYYLILGCKPI, from the coding sequence ATGAGAAAGAATGTGAACGCGAATTGTTGCTCAGCGGAACCTGAACCGTTGACGCCGGCAAAGAGGGTTATTAAGGATTTTTATGATACTGTTGCCGTGGGAAGTGGACCATATCCGGCTTCAACGGATAGGTTCTCGCCGGCTGCGCCAACTGAGAAGATCTTAGAGTATGTAAAGCGGACCAATTGCAGGCGTATCCTCGATGTAGGTTGCGGCATGGGAACAACGCTTCTTCGTATGGCTCAAGAGCATGTATCCGGTGTTCAATTTATAGGCGTAGATTTTAGCGAAAAGATGATTGAAAGAGCACGTACGTCTAGTTTGTCACTACATGATGACCTAAGAAAGAAAATAGGATTCTTTGTCGCAAATGCTGAGTCTCTACCCTACATGGAAGGACAATTTGACTTCGTTTTCAGCGAATGCGTACTTAATTTGATTCCTGAACGCGAAAAAGCTATTGCCGAAGTCATGCGAGTACTTGCCCCTGGAGGTATGTTTGTATACACAGATTTCGTTGCGTTCTCACCAATTTCCAATTCTATCCGTGATAATCTGAATCTCGTTAGCGGATGCAGAGCGGGAAGTAAAACGTTGAGTGAGAATATTCGATTATTAGAGGAAACGGGTTTCGTTAAAATTGAATGCATTGATTTCACATCGGACAAGAACAAACGCTATGCTGACTTGATGAACGAGAGTGAACAAATTCGCAGGGAATTTGAAGAGTTTCGAAATTTGTATCCTGACGCCGCAGCTTTCTTGGATGAAAGAGTGGGATATTACCTGATCCTTGGCTGCAAGCCGATTTGA
- the arsL gene encoding arsinothricin biosynthesis radical SAM protein ArsL, with the protein MKILLVSVFEGGFQPQTIATAAGALSEIGVEIDALDVYIEDLRFNKVSDANLVAISVPLFDSIQPAIALSKEIRKINPRTHVTFFGQHATIHAQKLASTYGDSCIRGDWEYPLINLARYLMGNNSELVGVLLADDAKKGKSTPVYIGRNDLRVPARSILPPLDKYPQPHVERIMGSKQVVGATEIARGCHHKCLYCSVFAAYNGKVVLIPEDIVLEDAKNLVEQGMTHLSFIDADFFNAKWHGIKIIRKLHEKYPFLTYDFTTRVDHILENRDTFREMVNLGVKFVTSALEFPSEELLDEVEKQITVNDIREAIKFLREIGMKLNPTFIMFNPWTRLEDLIEFRAFIEDNNLQDLIDPVQYQTRLHLYKGSPLLIKKSVKNLELTELEFHYEWKHPDPRVDELYSQLHKPVENGVMKRCCLKC; encoded by the coding sequence ATGAAAATTCTATTGGTCTCGGTTTTTGAAGGTGGGTTTCAACCTCAAACTATAGCAACTGCCGCAGGAGCTTTATCTGAAATTGGCGTGGAGATTGATGCGTTAGATGTATATATAGAAGATCTGAGATTTAATAAAGTGTCCGATGCAAACCTTGTCGCGATTTCCGTGCCGCTATTTGACTCAATTCAACCTGCTATCGCGCTGTCGAAAGAAATTCGTAAAATAAACCCACGCACACATGTCACTTTCTTCGGTCAACATGCCACAATTCATGCACAAAAACTGGCTTCGACATATGGTGATTCATGCATCCGGGGTGACTGGGAATATCCGTTAATTAATCTTGCTCGGTATCTGATGGGCAATAATAGCGAATTAGTTGGGGTACTTCTTGCTGATGACGCAAAGAAGGGTAAAAGTACTCCTGTTTACATTGGAAGGAATGACCTGCGAGTCCCGGCTAGGAGTATTTTACCCCCGTTAGATAAGTATCCACAACCTCATGTGGAACGTATCATGGGATCTAAACAGGTGGTAGGCGCTACTGAGATTGCTCGGGGCTGTCATCATAAATGTCTGTACTGTTCCGTCTTTGCCGCGTATAACGGAAAGGTTGTATTGATTCCCGAAGACATTGTTTTGGAGGATGCAAAAAATTTGGTTGAGCAGGGTATGACCCATTTGTCGTTTATTGATGCGGACTTCTTCAATGCAAAATGGCATGGAATTAAAATTATACGGAAGCTGCATGAAAAATATCCGTTCTTAACATATGACTTCACTACGCGGGTGGATCACATTCTTGAGAATAGAGATACATTTCGAGAAATGGTTAATCTCGGCGTTAAATTTGTAACTTCTGCTCTGGAATTTCCTTCAGAGGAATTACTCGATGAGGTGGAAAAGCAAATTACTGTTAATGATATTCGCGAGGCAATCAAGTTCCTGAGAGAAATCGGAATGAAATTGAACCCAACATTCATTATGTTCAATCCATGGACAAGACTGGAGGATCTAATTGAGTTCAGAGCATTTATAGAAGATAACAATTTACAAGACTTGATTGACCCCGTACAGTATCAAACACGACTACATCTTTACAAAGGATCTCCATTATTGATAAAAAAATCTGTAAAAAATTTAGAATTAACAGAGTTAGAATTCCACTATGAATGGAAACATCCAGATCCTAGAGTTGACGAGTTGTATAGTCAGCTTCATAAACCAGTGGAAAATGGAGTGATGAAGAGGTGTTGTTTGAAGTGCTAG
- a CDS encoding GTP-binding protein, with protein sequence MSVKLVLLGGFLGAGKTTTLIRAAHMFQSAGQNVAVITNDQGTELIDTELSRLNELNTEEVTGGCFCCRFNELYDKLISLKSQFRPDVIIAEAVGSCTDLAATVIRPLKQYYGKEFDVAPLTVVVDPGRILSEIGPKEKINFSRSVSYIFDKQLSEADIIALNKIDKYEERCINDLEDYLQKRYPTAVIHTFSAHRGDNMERLLDLWRTLNISGEKALDIDYDKYAQGEAKLAWLNSLIDLSVDEANHFDAKLWMHMFLDKLHEHFLREKMAIAHLKVYVGSDNGFIKASIVETGDTPTYIVKEPVNGQEFRVVINIRIETEPELLSLVVADALAIVNKEMKVKWKQTYHECFSPLPPNPTHRLRVAAK encoded by the coding sequence ATGAGTGTAAAACTGGTACTTCTCGGAGGATTTTTAGGGGCAGGGAAAACCACAACGTTGATTCGGGCTGCGCACATGTTTCAAAGTGCAGGTCAGAACGTCGCAGTAATTACCAACGATCAAGGCACGGAATTAATTGATACAGAATTGTCCCGTTTAAATGAGCTGAATACCGAAGAAGTTACGGGCGGTTGTTTTTGCTGCAGATTCAATGAGCTTTATGACAAATTGATATCTCTGAAATCTCAATTTCGACCAGATGTTATTATCGCTGAGGCGGTTGGAAGTTGCACAGATTTGGCCGCCACTGTCATAAGACCTCTTAAACAATATTACGGTAAGGAATTCGATGTGGCGCCTCTGACGGTAGTCGTGGATCCGGGTCGCATTCTTTCTGAGATTGGGCCAAAAGAGAAAATTAATTTTTCTAGATCTGTTAGCTATATCTTTGATAAGCAACTATCGGAAGCCGATATCATTGCGTTGAACAAGATAGATAAGTACGAAGAGAGGTGCATTAATGATTTGGAGGATTATTTACAGAAGCGCTATCCCACTGCTGTTATTCATACCTTTTCGGCCCATCGAGGAGATAACATGGAGAGGTTATTGGACCTCTGGAGGACACTGAACATAAGTGGAGAGAAAGCCCTAGATATTGACTATGACAAGTATGCACAAGGAGAAGCAAAACTTGCTTGGCTGAATTCATTGATTGACTTATCCGTGGACGAGGCTAATCATTTCGATGCTAAGTTATGGATGCATATGTTTCTGGATAAATTACACGAACATTTTCTTCGTGAAAAGATGGCAATTGCACATCTAAAGGTTTACGTTGGTTCCGACAATGGCTTTATTAAAGCGAGTATTGTTGAAACAGGAGACACGCCGACTTATATAGTCAAGGAGCCTGTAAATGGACAAGAATTCCGCGTGGTAATCAATATTCGTATAGAGACCGAGCCTGAGCTCCTGAGTCTTGTAGTCGCGGACGCACTCGCAATTGTAAATAAGGAGATGAAAGTTAAGTGGAAACAAACATATCACGAATGCTTCAGTCCATTACCACCTAATCCGACTCACAGGTTACGCGTAGCGGCAAAATGA